The region AGAGCGTCTGCATCGCCCTCTAAAATTTTTTCAACATCGTCAAACAGATCGGTGATCAGACTGTCGGCATAGCTGGTCACCAGGGTTTCTGGATCGACCGGGGTCGGCTCCTCCGGCGGCAAGGTGGCGGTGCTGCGAGATTCTTCCTGGCTCATAGGTCGATTTATCCTGGCAATGGCAAAGGGAGAAACGGGCGGCCTGATGGGTCGTGGGGAAAGCTCAAACAGGCGCAGCTCAAGGATTATAACGGTGCCTGAGCAGACACTCCCCCAATGGTCTGATGAAGTTTACCCCAACTTGCCAGATCTTTCATCCACTTGAGAAGAAAGTTGGAGGGTGAGGGGTAGGGGGTGAGGGGTGATGCACCACTCCCTACTCCCTAACTCCCTACTCCCCACTCCGCCTAAAACGGCTTGGCCGTCTGATTCTGAACATCAAACTCGTAGCGATCGCGAAAGTCAGTCGCTCCGTAGAGGTTAAACGACACCGTGGGCTCATCGCCCAGGGGCTCGACGCTGTGGATGGCGTTGGCGGTAAGGGCCACCACGTCGCCGGGGTTGAGAATCACCTCGTCTGCCAGCTCTAGCCGGTCGGGATAGCTGGGGGCGGGGGCGCGACGCCAGAGGCGGTGGCGCTCTTGGCCGCCCACCAGAGCCACAATGCCCCAGGCCCCGTGGTTGTGAATCGTGGAGGTGTGCCCTGGCAGCCAGGCCACCATCTGCACCGTAATGGGGAACTGGTGCTCGCGGTAGAGAAAATTGACGCTCCAGCCGGTGCTTGGATCAGGGGGGTGGTACTCCAGTTGCAGCCAGTAGGAGCTAACCAACAGCTTGCGCACCAGGGGAGTGATGGCCTCTAGCCGACTGACATCGTCGTGGAAGATGTCGAGAATATCTTCTAGCTCGGTGAGAAACCGATAGAGGCGGTAGTAGCGCCCTGGCTCGGGGGTGTCAGGGTTGCCAAACGCGCCCCGGTTGCCGTCATCGGTGACCAGCCAGTTGTGGTTTGTCATGGTTGCTAGGGGGGCTACTCAACGCGCACGCGGCGGGTTTCAACCACCATCCCGTCTTCGCGAATGACTACCGTAGACACCCAGCGATTGTCGGGTTCGGCGGGGGCGGTGCCCACTTTGTAGAGGCCGCCGGAGCTGAGAATATCGAAGACCACCGGGCGCGGCTCAAAGAAGTCGGCGGCGGTTACACCTTCTTCGACGGCTACCCCCATCAGCGATCGCCCCTCCATTGGCTCCATCACAATGGTGTCAAAGCTGTAGGCTTGCCCGGTCGTCAGGGTGGCGGGCAGCTGCACTTGCAGGGTGGGTGGGTTGCTGCCCGCCACCAGTCGGCTGGTTTCGCTGAGGGTTTCCTGGTAGACAATCCGCCCATTTTCAAGGCGCTGACGCGAGGTGGTGTCGGCGGTGAGCTTGAGGGTGCGATCGGGGCGCGTTTGGGTGCCGGTGACGGTGGTGCGGGTCTCGATGCTGTAGCCGCCGGGGCCAGCGGCCTGCCAGCTCAGCAATTCTACGTCGTAGGTGAGGTCGGGATACTGCTGCCAGAGGGTTTCGAGGGTTTGACGCAGCTGGGCGTAGTCAAAGCCGGTGTCGCTGTCAAAGCTCTCGCTGTAGAAGGTCATGACGGCATCGAGGTTGCGACTGCTCGCCGCCGCCTCTAGCTCTGTCAACAGCTGCTGCACCTCAGCGGGGGCCCCCTGGGCCAAGACCGGCGCGTGCTCCGGCCCGTTTGCCTGGGTGACCGGCGCAAACGCTCCAGTCCCCATCCATACCGCCGCCATCGACACGATTCCCAAGCCCCACCGCCGCACTGCCGATTTAGCCACGCTGAACCGCCTTATTGACCAAAAATACTCCGTCTACCTTATAGCAGTTTCTAGACGACCGACTACGGTAGCACCGCTATCTCCAGTTTTAGGATCCAATTTCGCTGGAGGCATGCACAACCTGAGGAATAGATTCTCGGCAGGAGTTGGTATAGTTAGAGGCGTTTTTAGCGTCGAGGGATCTCCCTTGTCATCTACCTCTCCTCGAGCGGCGTCGCCTCGGCTGCTGGTGGCCGCCAGCGGCACGGGTGGGCACCTGTTTCCGGCGATCGCCACCGCCGAGGCCCTGCTCCACCAGGGTTACACCATCGAGTGGCTAGGGGTGCCCGATCGCCTCGAAACCACCCTGGTGCCCGACCACCTGCCGCTACATACGGTGCGTATGGCGGGGTTCCAGGGCCGTCCTGGGCTGGGGACAATCAAGACCCTGGCAAAGTTTGGCCAGGCTACGGTGCAGGTGCGGCAATTGCTGAAAAAAGGCCGCTTCGACGGCGTGTTTACCACTGGCGGCTATATTGCGGCTCCGGCAATTCTGGCGGCGCGATCGCTAGGCTTACCCACCGTGCTGCACGAGTCCAACGCTCTACCGGGCAAGGTTACCCGCTGGCTCAGCCCCCGCTGCACCACCGTAGCGCTGGGGTTTGAGGCTGCCCGCCAATATTTGCCTAAGGCCAACACCGTCGTGGTCGGCACCCCGGTACGGGACGAATTCTTAACCCCAGAACCACCTGTACTCAGCGATCCAGCAATTCCCGATGGAGCGCCACTGATTGTGGTTGTGGGCGGCAGCCAGGGCGCGGTAGCCGTCAACCAAATGGTACGCGCTGCTGCCCCACAGTGGATTGAAGCGGGTGCATGGATTGTGCACCAGACCGGCAGCAACGATCCTGATGCCGACAGCTTTAGCCATCCCCAGTACATCCATCGGCCTTTCTTTGGCTCCATGGCGGCCCTCATGCACCGGGCCACCCTAGCGATTGGCCGGGCTGGGGCAGGCACGCTGACAGAGCTGGCCATTTCTCGCACGCCGTCGATTTTAATTCCCTATCCCTTTGCGGCGGAAGACCACCAGACGGTCAATGCAGGGGTGTTCGCCGCCGCCGGGGCCGCAGTGGTGCTCTCCCAGGCCAGCATTTCTGCAAACCAGCTCCAGGACCTGGTTCTAAACCTATTGGCCCAGCCCCAGCAGTTAGAGGCCATGACCGAGGCCGCTGGCCGCCTGGCCACCGCCGACAGCGCCACCAAACTAGCCAGTCTGATTCAGCAGGTGGTGCAGAATCGGTAAGCCACAGCTGGCCCACGCCCTCCGCTACTGGGCGACCTGAGCCGCTGGGGGCAGAGTTGCCGTCGCAACTTCTGAAATTGGCTGTAGGCGAAAACCCACCACCTGCTGCCCTCGGCAGTAGAGGCCCAGCTTGGGGCGCATTTCAAAGGCGGGGGTGGTGTCTTTCTGCCACTCGGCCTCGGTGTAGAGCCAGTAGCCCTTGGGCCCGGCGGCCAGCTGCACCGGGGTCTCTTTGGTGCGCGAAATCAGCACGTGGGTAGGGGTGAATGTCATAGCAGTCTCCTTGGGTGCAACTGACCCTGAGTGAGTAGTAACTCTATGTAACGACTTCTCAGATCAAGTCGCGAGTCGGAGAGCCGAATCTCATCGGGGAGGATCTCCCCATCCGCCTTGAGGCAAAACTCTTAAGCTGCCCAACCGTGCATGGTGAACACCACAAACCCTGAAGAGCGTACTAAATTGTTAAATGAAAGTTACAAAACTTCATCTAATCCTAGCCGTACCCCGTTTTCAGGTAGCTTTCATTTATGAAAGAATTTCACGCCAGACAAACCCTATGCCTGCGGGTGCCCAACGAGGCGATTCCCATTGAGCACTACCTGCGGCAGCCTCAGCGCCTGGTGCAGGCCATTACCGACCCGCGCCGCATTGAGGTGCTGGGTGATGGCGTGTACCGACTGAGCCTGCGACCTCTACAGTTTTTTGGCATCAGCATTGAACCCACCGCCGATCTGCGGGTGTGGAGCCTGGCCGACGGCACCCTGCGGCTGGAGTCGGTGGCCTGCCGGGTCAAAGGCCCCGAGTACCTCAGCTTTGTGAATGACTCCTTTGGCATGGCTTTGCAGGGCAGCCTCACCCCCCAGCGCCAGGCCACCTACACCGAGCTTCAGGGCCAGGCCGATCTGCAAATTCATCTAGAGCTGCCGCCGCCGATTCGCTTTATGCCCGCCTCGGTGCTCGATCGCACCGGCAAGACCTTTTTGAGCGGCATTCTTGGCACCATCAAGCACCGCATCGAGCGGCAGCTGGTCGAAGACTACCGCGCCTGGGTGGCAGCTACCCTCGCCCATGGTGAGGTGCAGGGCCAGGGGACGCTGCGCGGTCGAGCCGTCGAGGGCTGAGTGGCTCAGAAAAACCGGATTGGATCGCGAGGGCCTGTCAGCCATTGACTGAGACGCGATCGCCCACCGCCAGCCCCAACTGCTCTTGGGCGCTGCCCTGGTTTACCGCCAGTTCCACAAAGCCGTGGCTGCCCACCAGCGCCAGCCCTTGCCCTGGGGGAACTTGCCCATAGGTCTGGCTGCCGGTCAGCGTGCGATCGCCTACCGTCACCGTCCAGCCCTGAGCGGTGACTGCGCTGGCGGGGATGGTGGTAGCGGCATTGCCGAAGCGATCGACGTACTGAATTGCGCCTGTCCAGCCCGTGGCGGTAGCGATTGGATTCTCTAGGGGCAGGCTGACGAGGGATTGGGGGTCGATTTTGGTGCCCAGGTCATCCAGCGGCAGGCCGTTGGCCAGGTGCGCCGCCGCCGGGGCAAAGATGTCGCGCCCGTGGAAGGTGGCGCTGGGGTGGGGCGATCGCCAGTAGTCCCGATTGGTCAGCTCTACCGCGCTGAGAATGCCTGGATGCGTAAGGCGATCGCTCTGCCAAACGCCGCTGAGCACCCCGTTGTCGGGCCCCACCAGCATGCCCTCGGCGGTCTGTACCGCCACCGCCCGCCGCCGGGTGCCCACCCCCGGATCGACCACCACCAGGTAAACTGTGCCCGGCGGCAGGTAGGGGTAGGCGGCCAGCAGGGTGAACCGGGCCGCGTAGAGATCCTGCGGCGGCAGATCGTGGCTGAGATCGATCAGCTGAGCAGCGGGGGCCAGCGTGGCGATCACGCCTTTCATCACGCCTACGTAGCTATCTCGAAGGCCAAAGTCGGTGAGAAGGGCAATGGGCATAGGTCTAGGGGGTAAGGTACCGCTGGCTGAGCGGAGTCGAAGGCAGCGGTGCGCAGGTCTTCTCAGGGCAATGATGACGCTTGCGCTGCGTAGTCGCCTGACTTGCCGCCGGTTTTTTTGAGCAGGCGAATGCTGCGGATTTCGATGGATTTTTCCAGCCCCTTGGCCATGTCGTAGAGGGTGAGGGCGGCGACGCTGGCGGCGGTCAGGGCCTCCATTTCGACTCCGGTTTCGGCCTTGATCTTGACCGTTGCCTGAATGCGGTAGCCGGGCAGCGCCCCATCGGGGTCAATCTGCACCTCCACCTTTTGAATGGGCAGGGGGTGACAGAGAGGAATCAGGTGGGCGGTTTGCTTGGCCGCCATAATGCCAGCGATGCGGGCGGTGGCCAGCACGTCGCCCTTGGGCGCGTTACCCGCCTCAATGGTGGCCAGGGTCTCGGGCTGCATGACGACGGTGGCCACTGCCACGGCCTCTCGCACCGTCTGTGCCTTAGCCACCACATCCACCATGTGGGCCTGGCCCTGGGCATTGAGGTGGGTGAGCGCGGTGGGTGCCGAAGGATTTTCAGTCATTGGGTTTAAACTGGGCAAAAGAATATGCTAGTATCAAAAGCCTGCACGGGGGCGTGTAGCTCAGTGGACTAGAGCACGTGGCTACGGACCACGGTGTCGGGGGTTCGAATCCCTCCTCGCCCGTTTTATAGCTGTAACCAGTCTGGTTAGGACAATTTCCCCAGGAACGTTCAAACGTTCCTGGGGTTGCTGCATGTTAACAGTGACTATGGCTATAGTTCAACGCCTGAGCTATCCAGCATTGCCAGACTGTAGCTTGGGCAGGTCGATGGCGT is a window of Nodosilinea sp. PGN35 DNA encoding:
- a CDS encoding nuclear transport factor 2 family protein, translated to MAKSAVRRWGLGIVSMAAVWMGTGAFAPVTQANGPEHAPVLAQGAPAEVQQLLTELEAAASSRNLDAVMTFYSESFDSDTGFDYAQLRQTLETLWQQYPDLTYDVELLSWQAAGPGGYSIETRTTVTGTQTRPDRTLKLTADTTSRQRLENGRIVYQETLSETSRLVAGSNPPTLQVQLPATLTTGQAYSFDTIVMEPMEGRSLMGVAVEEGVTAADFFEPRPVVFDILSSGGLYKVGTAPAEPDNRWVSTVVIREDGMVVETRRVRVE
- a CDS encoding S-adenosyl-l-methionine hydroxide adenosyltransferase family protein, which translates into the protein MPIALLTDFGLRDSYVGVMKGVIATLAPAAQLIDLSHDLPPQDLYAARFTLLAAYPYLPPGTVYLVVVDPGVGTRRRAVAVQTAEGMLVGPDNGVLSGVWQSDRLTHPGILSAVELTNRDYWRSPHPSATFHGRDIFAPAAAHLANGLPLDDLGTKIDPQSLVSLPLENPIATATGWTGAIQYVDRFGNAATTIPASAVTAQGWTVTVGDRTLTGSQTYGQVPPGQGLALVGSHGFVELAVNQGSAQEQLGLAVGDRVSVNG
- a CDS encoding DUF1997 domain-containing protein, which encodes MKEFHARQTLCLRVPNEAIPIEHYLRQPQRLVQAITDPRRIEVLGDGVYRLSLRPLQFFGISIEPTADLRVWSLADGTLRLESVACRVKGPEYLSFVNDSFGMALQGSLTPQRQATYTELQGQADLQIHLELPPPIRFMPASVLDRTGKTFLSGILGTIKHRIERQLVEDYRAWVAATLAHGEVQGQGTLRGRAVEG
- the moaC gene encoding cyclic pyranopterin monophosphate synthase MoaC, encoding MTENPSAPTALTHLNAQGQAHMVDVVAKAQTVREAVAVATVVMQPETLATIEAGNAPKGDVLATARIAGIMAAKQTAHLIPLCHPLPIQKVEVQIDPDGALPGYRIQATVKIKAETGVEMEALTAASVAALTLYDMAKGLEKSIEIRSIRLLKKTGGKSGDYAAQASSLP
- a CDS encoding cupin; this encodes MTNHNWLVTDDGNRGAFGNPDTPEPGRYYRLYRFLTELEDILDIFHDDVSRLEAITPLVRKLLVSSYWLQLEYHPPDPSTGWSVNFLYREHQFPITVQMVAWLPGHTSTIHNHGAWGIVALVGGQERHRLWRRAPAPSYPDRLELADEVILNPGDVVALTANAIHSVEPLGDEPTVSFNLYGATDFRDRYEFDVQNQTAKPF
- the murG gene encoding undecaprenyldiphospho-muramoylpentapeptide beta-N-acetylglucosaminyltransferase, which gives rise to MSSTSPRAASPRLLVAASGTGGHLFPAIATAEALLHQGYTIEWLGVPDRLETTLVPDHLPLHTVRMAGFQGRPGLGTIKTLAKFGQATVQVRQLLKKGRFDGVFTTGGYIAAPAILAARSLGLPTVLHESNALPGKVTRWLSPRCTTVALGFEAARQYLPKANTVVVGTPVRDEFLTPEPPVLSDPAIPDGAPLIVVVGGSQGAVAVNQMVRAAAPQWIEAGAWIVHQTGSNDPDADSFSHPQYIHRPFFGSMAALMHRATLAIGRAGAGTLTELAISRTPSILIPYPFAAEDHQTVNAGVFAAAGAAVVLSQASISANQLQDLVLNLLAQPQQLEAMTEAAGRLATADSATKLASLIQQVVQNR